In a single window of the Pseudomonas sp. B21-015 genome:
- a CDS encoding glycosyltransferase, translating into MTQPPVTKVLVIGYVWPEPRSSAASGHVMQILETFLQQGWDITFASPAGPGEHKADLTELGIREVPIELNNSSFDTFIGELAPDIVLFDQFMIEEQFGWRVEKRCPDALRVLETSDLQSLRHARHQRLKERLKASDDANDFSELFAPALREEFELMADTDLAKREIAALYRCDLNLMISEVEIELLVEQFKLPRTLLHWCPLMVDPPSVPPVAFEHRAQFLSIGNFRHAPNWDAVLWMKNTIWPLIRQQLPTAQLHIYGAYTPPKATALHNAAQGFHVMNWAEDALQVMSAARVCLAPLRFGAGIKGKLVDAMLTGTPSVTTPIGAEGMQGDHPWPGAVAQSAQAFADCAVQLYKNESDWRQAQLLGKTLLSDRYQQSMHGVALVERLRDCLQRLPQLRRDNFTGSMLRHHSHKSTQYMSQWIEAKNRTL; encoded by the coding sequence ATGACTCAGCCTCCCGTCACCAAAGTCCTGGTCATCGGTTACGTCTGGCCCGAGCCCCGTTCTTCAGCGGCCAGCGGGCACGTGATGCAAATCCTCGAGACTTTTTTGCAGCAAGGCTGGGACATCACCTTCGCCAGCCCAGCAGGCCCCGGCGAGCACAAGGCCGATCTGACCGAGCTGGGCATCCGCGAAGTGCCGATCGAACTCAACAACAGCAGTTTCGACACCTTCATCGGCGAACTGGCGCCGGACATCGTCCTGTTCGACCAGTTCATGATCGAGGAGCAGTTTGGCTGGCGCGTCGAAAAGCGCTGCCCCGACGCCTTGCGCGTGCTAGAGACCTCGGACCTGCAAAGCCTGCGGCATGCCCGGCATCAGCGGCTCAAGGAGCGCTTGAAGGCCAGTGACGACGCCAACGATTTCAGTGAGTTATTCGCCCCTGCATTGCGTGAAGAATTCGAGCTCATGGCCGATACCGATCTGGCGAAACGGGAGATTGCCGCGCTGTATCGCTGTGACTTGAATCTGATGATCTCCGAAGTGGAGATCGAGTTGCTGGTCGAGCAGTTCAAATTGCCCCGCACCTTGTTGCACTGGTGTCCGCTGATGGTCGATCCACCGAGCGTGCCACCGGTAGCCTTTGAACACCGGGCGCAATTCCTGAGCATCGGCAATTTCCGTCACGCCCCCAACTGGGATGCGGTGCTCTGGATGAAGAATACGATCTGGCCGCTGATCCGCCAGCAACTCCCCACTGCGCAGTTACACATCTATGGCGCCTATACGCCGCCGAAAGCCACAGCACTGCACAATGCGGCCCAGGGTTTTCATGTAATGAACTGGGCAGAAGATGCATTGCAAGTCATGTCTGCAGCCAGGGTGTGCCTGGCGCCCTTGCGCTTCGGTGCCGGCATCAAGGGCAAACTCGTTGACGCGATGCTCACAGGCACGCCAAGTGTCACGACACCCATTGGTGCAGAGGGCATGCAAGGCGATCATCCGTGGCCCGGTGCTGTTGCTCAAAGTGCCCAGGCGTTCGCGGACTGCGCGGTTCAGTTGTATAAAAATGAATCGGACTGGAGACAAGCGCAGTTATTAGGGAAAACACTGCTGAGCGACCGCTATCAACAATCAATGCATGGCGTGGCACTCGTTGAAAGACTGCGCGATTGCCTACAACGCCTTCCCCAACTAAGACGGGACAACTTCACCGGCAGCATGCTGCGTCATCACTCGCACAAAAGCACTCAATATATGTCGCAATGGATTGAGGCAAAAAACCGAACTTTATAA